In Flavobacterium sp. N3904, one DNA window encodes the following:
- the thrA gene encoding bifunctional aspartate kinase/homoserine dehydrogenase I: MKILKFGGKSLSNGDGINKVVAIIAGKVNNGEQIAVVVSARGNATDELEEILALASKNGDYKPLFEDFKSYQQDVYEDVDLSEEFNKLEKLFEGVSLIGDYSVKIKDEVLSKGELISAKLLTAILIKNGINAHFADTRELIKTDSNYGDAQPVEQLSKKNVVAYFKAHNGTTVNVVTGFIGSNSKNEATTLGRNGSNYTASLLANYLDATELQNYTHVDGIYTANPDLVLDAKKIDHLSFNEANELANFGATILHAKTIIPLLEKNIPLRILNTFNHENQGTLITSRADKEGIKTLSVLENVALVNLEGRGLLGKTGVDARIFKVMGDNEISVSIISQGSSERGIGLVVDADKATKAMIELEREFENDFYSKDVNKITVTDNVSVISIIGQDLSTFHKPYTALIKNKIVPILFNNTVTGKNVSLVVKKSELNKALNVIHGEIFGVSKKINIAIFGHGLVGGTLINQILESAGAIEKRKGIKLNVFAIANSKNVLLNKNGVSPNWRNEIQTNGTSYTIEDVIAFANEHHLENLIAIDNSASTTFVENYIKLAENSFDLISSNKVANTLSYSFYKQLRQVLEDNQKTYLYETNVGAGLPLIDTIKLLHLSGENITKIKGVFSGTLSYLFNNFSAKDAPFSEILKEAIDNGYTEPDPREDLCGNDVGRKLLILARELDLQNEFEEINIQNLIPEHLREGDVPDFLNKLTEFDPIYAKIKADQQPNHVLRYIGELSGDLQNDKGNLEVKLVSVPKETALGGLKGSDSFFEIYTESYGDRPIVIQGAGAGSAVTARGVFGDILRLSDKG; encoded by the coding sequence ATGAAAATATTAAAATTTGGAGGAAAGTCTTTGTCAAATGGAGACGGAATCAATAAGGTAGTGGCAATTATTGCCGGAAAGGTAAATAATGGAGAGCAGATTGCTGTGGTGGTTTCTGCACGTGGGAACGCAACGGACGAATTGGAAGAAATATTGGCTTTGGCTTCTAAAAACGGAGATTACAAACCGCTTTTTGAAGATTTTAAGAGTTATCAGCAAGACGTTTATGAGGATGTGGATTTGTCTGAAGAGTTCAATAAATTGGAAAAACTTTTTGAAGGAGTAAGCCTGATTGGAGATTATAGTGTAAAAATTAAGGATGAAGTGTTGTCTAAAGGCGAGCTGATTTCGGCTAAATTACTGACGGCTATTTTAATAAAAAACGGTATAAATGCTCACTTTGCAGATACAAGAGAGTTGATAAAAACCGACTCGAATTATGGTGATGCGCAACCAGTTGAGCAATTGTCTAAGAAAAATGTGGTGGCTTATTTTAAGGCACATAATGGTACAACGGTTAATGTTGTGACAGGTTTTATTGGTTCGAATAGTAAAAATGAAGCGACAACATTAGGTAGAAACGGTAGTAATTATACCGCTTCATTGTTAGCGAATTATCTGGATGCAACGGAACTTCAAAATTACACACACGTTGACGGAATTTATACAGCAAACCCTGATTTGGTTTTGGATGCCAAAAAAATAGATCATTTGTCTTTTAACGAAGCGAATGAGTTGGCCAATTTTGGAGCAACTATTTTGCACGCAAAAACTATTATTCCTTTGTTGGAAAAAAATATTCCGCTTCGAATTTTGAATACATTCAATCACGAAAATCAAGGAACATTAATTACTTCCAGAGCAGATAAAGAAGGAATCAAAACACTTTCTGTTCTTGAAAATGTAGCTTTGGTTAATCTGGAAGGTCGAGGATTACTTGGAAAAACCGGAGTTGACGCCCGTATTTTTAAGGTAATGGGAGATAACGAAATTAGCGTTAGCATAATTTCACAAGGTTCGTCTGAAAGAGGAATCGGGCTCGTGGTTGATGCTGACAAAGCGACGAAGGCGATGATCGAACTCGAAAGAGAATTTGAAAATGATTTTTATTCGAAAGATGTCAATAAAATTACGGTTACCGATAATGTTTCGGTAATTTCGATTATCGGACAGGATTTGAGTACGTTTCATAAACCGTATACGGCTTTGATCAAAAACAAAATTGTTCCAATCCTTTTCAACAACACGGTGACGGGTAAAAACGTTAGTTTGGTGGTGAAAAAATCGGAGTTGAACAAAGCGTTGAATGTGATTCATGGAGAGATTTTTGGAGTTTCGAAGAAAATAAATATTGCAATTTTTGGTCACGGATTGGTAGGAGGAACGTTGATTAATCAAATTTTAGAATCGGCTGGAGCTATCGAAAAACGCAAAGGAATCAAACTGAATGTTTTTGCTATTGCCAATTCCAAAAATGTGCTTTTGAATAAAAATGGAGTCTCGCCAAATTGGAGAAATGAAATTCAAACCAACGGAACTTCATACACAATCGAGGATGTTATTGCTTTTGCCAATGAGCATCACTTGGAGAATTTGATTGCTATTGACAATTCGGCATCTACTACTTTTGTTGAAAATTATATCAAATTGGCCGAGAACAGTTTTGACTTAATTTCGTCCAATAAAGTGGCGAATACGTTGAGTTATTCATTCTACAAACAGTTGAGACAAGTATTGGAAGACAATCAAAAAACCTACCTTTATGAAACCAATGTTGGCGCGGGTTTACCATTGATTGATACCATAAAATTATTGCACCTTTCGGGTGAAAATATCACTAAGATAAAAGGAGTTTTCTCAGGAACTTTGAGTTACTTATTCAATAATTTCTCTGCGAAAGACGCTCCTTTTAGCGAAATACTAAAAGAAGCCATCGATAACGGCTATACAGAGCCAGACCCAAGAGAGGACCTTTGCGGAAACGACGTGGGTAGAAAATTATTGATTTTGGCGAGAGAATTGGATTTGCAAAATGAGTTTGAGGAAATTAATATTCAGAATTTAATTCCGGAACATTTGCGTGAAGGTGATGTTCCTGATTTCTTGAACAAATTGACAGAGTTTGATCCCATTTATGCTAAAATCAAAGCAGATCAACAACCCAATCACGTGTTGCGATACATTGGAGAATTATCGGGTGATTTGCAAAACGATAAAGGAAATCTGGAAGTGAAATTGGTTTCGGTACCAAAAGAAACTGCTTTGGGTGGATTGAAAGGTTCAGATTCGTTCTTCGAAATTTACACAGAATCTTATGGAGATCGACCAATTGTAATTCAAGGTGCAGGAGCAGGTTCGGCAGTTACGGCTAGAGGGGTTTTTGGTGATATTTTGAGATTATCGGATAAAGGGTAA
- a CDS encoding trans-sulfuration enzyme family protein, whose amino-acid sequence MNEQEFGFETQAIRTQLERTQFQEHSVPLYLTSSFVFEDAEDMRASFADEKDRNIYSRYSNPNTNEFIEKICKMEGAESGFAFASGMAAVYSTLAALLNSGEHIVSASSVFGATHSLFINYFPKWGIETSYFDIDKPETIESFIKPNTKILFAESPTNPAVDIIDLELLGAIAKKHNLILIIDNCFATPYLQQPIKWGAHLVVHSATKLIDGQGRVLGGITVGDAELIQKIYLFSRLTGPSLSPFNAWVLSKSLETLAIRLDRHCENALKVAEFLESHPQVNKVKYPFLKSHPQYEIAKKQMKLGGNIVAFEIKGGIEAGRAFLDKIKLCSLSPNLGDTRTIVTHPASTTHSKLTIEERLAVSITDGLVRVSVGLETVEDVIADLTQALS is encoded by the coding sequence ATGAACGAACAAGAATTTGGTTTTGAAACGCAAGCCATACGTACCCAATTAGAAAGAACGCAATTTCAAGAGCACTCAGTGCCTTTATACTTAACATCTAGTTTTGTATTTGAAGATGCCGAAGATATGCGTGCTTCATTTGCAGACGAGAAAGATCGAAATATCTATAGCCGTTACAGTAACCCCAATACTAACGAATTTATAGAAAAAATTTGTAAAATGGAAGGTGCTGAGTCGGGATTTGCCTTTGCTTCGGGAATGGCAGCCGTGTATTCAACTTTGGCGGCTTTGTTGAACTCCGGAGAACATATTGTTTCGGCAAGCAGTGTTTTTGGAGCAACACATTCGTTATTTATCAATTATTTTCCAAAATGGGGAATTGAAACATCATATTTTGATATCGATAAACCCGAAACCATTGAAAGTTTTATAAAGCCAAACACAAAGATTCTTTTTGCCGAATCGCCAACCAATCCAGCAGTAGATATTATTGATTTGGAATTGTTAGGAGCTATTGCCAAAAAGCACAATTTGATTTTAATTATCGACAACTGTTTTGCTACACCGTATTTACAGCAACCGATAAAATGGGGCGCACATTTGGTGGTACATTCAGCAACAAAATTAATAGATGGACAAGGTAGAGTTTTGGGTGGGATAACAGTTGGAGATGCTGAATTAATTCAGAAAATCTATTTATTTTCTCGACTTACCGGTCCTTCCTTATCCCCATTTAATGCCTGGGTATTATCAAAAAGCTTAGAGACTTTGGCTATTCGTTTAGACAGACATTGTGAAAACGCCTTGAAAGTGGCAGAGTTTCTGGAAAGCCATCCTCAGGTTAATAAAGTAAAGTATCCTTTCTTAAAATCACATCCACAATACGAAATTGCCAAAAAGCAAATGAAATTAGGAGGCAATATAGTTGCTTTTGAAATCAAAGGCGGAATTGAAGCGGGAAGAGCTTTTTTGGATAAAATAAAATTATGTTCGTTGTCACCAAATTTAGGCGATACGAGAACAATCGTTACGCATCCGGCCTCTACAACTCACAGTAAATTGACTATTGAGGAGCGTTTGGCGGTGAGTATTACTGATGGATTGGTACGCGTTTCTGTAGGTTTGGAAACTGTAGAAGATGTTATTGCCGATTTAACGCAGGCCTTATCGTAA
- a CDS encoding RrF2 family transcriptional regulator: MLSKKTKYGIKALTFLARQEDNSPVQIAEIAKSENISIKFLESILLLLRYSGFLGAKKGKGGGYYLIKDPKDINMAQVYRILEGPIALLPCVSHNFYEPCEDCIDEANCSVHKLMTEVRDNTLMILENNSLADIAF; the protein is encoded by the coding sequence ATGCTTTCAAAGAAAACAAAATACGGAATAAAAGCACTGACTTTTTTGGCTCGACAAGAAGATAATTCGCCCGTTCAAATTGCCGAAATTGCAAAAAGCGAAAACATTTCGATTAAATTTTTGGAAAGTATTTTATTACTCCTAAGATATTCTGGTTTTTTAGGAGCCAAAAAAGGAAAAGGTGGTGGTTATTATTTGATAAAAGATCCTAAAGATATCAATATGGCTCAAGTATATCGAATACTGGAAGGACCTATTGCACTTTTACCTTGTGTGAGTCATAACTTTTATGAGCCCTGCGAGGATTGTATTGACGAAGCCAATTGTTCTGTACATAAATTAATGACAGAAGTTCGCGACAATACTTTGATGATTTTAGAAAATAATTCCTTAGCAGATATTGCTTTTTAA
- a CDS encoding phosphoadenylyl-sulfate reductase, with protein MSTAIVNTLLEKTADFTIEETLAFLANEHKGKVVFSTSFGQEDQVITALIAKDDLPINIFTLDTGRLFQETYDVFHRTIKKYKVAIQTYFPEASDVENLLNKKGPNSFYESVENRKECCFIRKVAPLTKALKGNEIWITGLRAEQSENRNDLAAFEYDAHFNIIKFNPLLKWTLEDVQKYIDDNNVPQNALHKKGFVSIGCAPCTRAIAEGEDIRAGRWSWESSHKECGLHQK; from the coding sequence ATGAGCACAGCGATAGTAAATACTTTATTGGAAAAAACGGCAGATTTCACGATTGAGGAAACTTTGGCTTTTTTGGCTAATGAACACAAAGGGAAAGTGGTTTTTTCAACTTCATTTGGCCAAGAAGATCAGGTTATAACTGCATTAATTGCTAAGGATGATTTGCCTATCAATATATTCACACTTGACACGGGAAGATTATTTCAGGAAACGTATGATGTTTTTCATAGAACAATAAAAAAATACAAAGTTGCGATTCAGACGTATTTTCCTGAAGCTAGTGATGTAGAAAATTTGCTGAATAAAAAAGGACCAAACAGCTTTTACGAATCGGTGGAGAACAGAAAAGAATGTTGTTTTATTCGAAAAGTAGCGCCGTTGACAAAAGCTTTGAAAGGAAATGAAATTTGGATTACGGGTTTGCGTGCCGAACAATCCGAAAACAGAAATGATTTGGCAGCTTTTGAATACGATGCACATTTCAATATTATAAAATTCAACCCATTGTTGAAATGGACTTTAGAAGACGTCCAAAAATACATTGATGATAATAATGTACCACAAAACGCTTTACACAAAAAAGGGTTTGTAAGCATTGGTTGTGCGCCTTGTACCAGAGCGATTGCCGAAGGAGAGGACATCAGAGCAGGAAGATGGTCGTGGGAATCCAGTCATAAAGAATGTGGATTGCACCAGAAGTAA
- a CDS encoding alpha/beta fold hydrolase has translation MENIPTTITIQNFTTESGAFYAAINLSYQLFGPALHTAPIVLVNHALTGNSQVVGLKGWWNVLIGENRTIDTNKYTILAFNVPGNGFDDTIIDNYLDFTARDVARLFIEGLKILQIKQLFAIIGGSVGGGIAWEIAALSPQITKHLIPIATDWKSTDWLIANCFLQEQILNNSAKPIEDARIHAMLCYRTPESFKAKFDRTTNEELAVFNIESWLNHHGEKLQKRFQLSAYKLMNQLLKTIDISRNRDSFVAVASQIEADIHIIGINSDLFFTVNENKETYEILKKHKENVTFQEIDSIHGHDAFLIEYKQLDNLLKGVFKLEKNISK, from the coding sequence TTGGAAAATATACCAACCACAATTACAATACAAAATTTTACTACCGAAAGTGGTGCTTTTTATGCTGCCATCAATTTGAGTTATCAGCTTTTTGGTCCAGCATTGCATACGGCACCTATCGTTTTGGTCAATCACGCATTAACAGGGAATTCACAAGTGGTGGGTTTGAAAGGATGGTGGAATGTACTTATTGGCGAAAACAGAACCATAGACACCAACAAATATACCATACTCGCTTTTAATGTGCCTGGAAATGGTTTTGACGATACTATAATCGATAACTATTTGGATTTTACGGCCAGAGATGTGGCTAGACTTTTTATAGAAGGACTTAAAATACTTCAAATTAAGCAATTGTTTGCGATTATTGGAGGTTCTGTAGGTGGCGGAATAGCTTGGGAAATCGCTGCTTTGTCACCACAAATCACAAAACATTTAATTCCGATTGCAACCGATTGGAAATCTACTGATTGGTTGATTGCCAATTGTTTTTTGCAAGAACAAATTTTGAATAATTCGGCAAAGCCAATTGAAGACGCTCGCATTCACGCGATGTTGTGTTACCGAACACCGGAGTCTTTTAAAGCAAAATTTGATCGAACAACCAATGAAGAATTGGCCGTTTTTAATATCGAAAGCTGGCTGAACCATCACGGGGAGAAGTTGCAAAAAAGGTTTCAGCTTTCGGCGTATAAATTGATGAATCAATTATTGAAAACGATAGATATTTCTAGAAACAGAGATTCTTTTGTTGCTGTCGCGTCACAAATTGAAGCAGATATTCATATTATTGGAATTAATTCAGATTTGTTTTTTACGGTAAATGAGAACAAAGAGACCTACGAAATATTGAAAAAACACAAAGAGAATGTGACGTTTCAAGAGATTGATTCCATTCACGGACACGATGCTTTCTTGATTGAATATAAACAATTGGATAATTTGTTGAAAGGAGTTTTTAAGTTAGAAAAAAATATATCAAAATGA
- a CDS encoding alpha/beta hydrolase: MKSRLIILSDLWGKEKSDWVSVYVELLKDKFEIQYYDCCDLGAIDKTLYTEENLHTQFVNAGIEKAVEQLLKEEKNEIDVLAFSIGGIIAWKATLKGLTVKSLFAVSSTRLRYENEIPNGTIKLYYGENDSNRPNDNWFEKHPINSEIIKNKEHNFYTEKHFAESICKEILK, translated from the coding sequence ATGAAATCAAGATTAATCATTTTATCGGATTTATGGGGAAAAGAAAAATCTGATTGGGTTTCAGTCTATGTTGAATTATTGAAGGATAAATTCGAAATTCAATATTATGATTGTTGTGATTTGGGAGCAATAGATAAAACTCTTTATACCGAAGAAAATCTTCACACTCAGTTTGTTAATGCAGGAATCGAAAAGGCAGTTGAGCAACTTTTGAAAGAAGAAAAGAATGAAATTGATGTTCTAGCCTTTAGTATCGGTGGAATAATTGCTTGGAAAGCAACTTTGAAGGGATTGACTGTTAAAAGTCTATTTGCAGTTTCATCGACAAGATTACGATATGAGAATGAAATTCCGAATGGAACAATAAAGCTTTATTATGGAGAAAATGACAGCAATAGACCAAATGATAATTGGTTTGAAAAACATCCCATAAATTCCGAAATTATAAAAAATAAGGAACACAATTTTTATACGGAAAAACATTTTGCAGAATCGATTTGCAAGGAAATTTTAAAATAG
- a CDS encoding RDD family protein, with protein MKNTTYYLDEKLLASSGTRFMNYILDLVFYIIVIVFIAFIGAIVAALLGLSNLLLWMQNISDLQSNLIAIVVMIIYYTLTEGFLGRSFAKFITGTIVVDENGEKPSFGILFQRTLCRLIPFEAFSFLGSSGRGWHDSISDTYVVDKKGLEESLRLFHEVDQIGELS; from the coding sequence ATGAAAAACACTACTTATTATTTAGACGAAAAATTATTAGCATCAAGTGGAACTAGGTTTATGAATTATATTTTAGACTTAGTTTTTTATATAATCGTAATTGTTTTTATTGCTTTTATAGGAGCTATAGTTGCTGCGTTATTGGGTTTGTCAAATTTACTTCTTTGGATGCAAAATATTTCGGACTTACAATCCAACTTAATAGCTATTGTTGTGATGATAATTTATTACACTCTAACGGAAGGTTTTTTAGGTAGGTCTTTTGCTAAATTTATAACCGGAACTATAGTGGTAGATGAAAATGGTGAAAAGCCATCATTTGGGATTCTTTTTCAAAGAACGCTTTGTCGCTTAATTCCGTTTGAAGCTTTTTCTTTTTTAGGTAGTTCCGGAAGGGGTTGGCATGATTCCATTTCAGATACTTATGTTGTCGACAAAAAAGGATTGGAAGAAAGTCTAAGATTATTTCATGAAGTGGATCAAATAGGGGAACTTTCATAA
- a CDS encoding sulfite exporter TauE/SafE family protein: MDFQIGLVVAGLTVGFVVGLTGVGGGSLMTPILLWFGIPPTTAVGTDLLYAAFTKMGGVFVHHKKKNINWAITGWLSLGSVPAAMLTLWILHSIKTDITTINTIIKYSLGWALLFTSIAILFKKKLLVFSQKHAGDKFHSESKTQNVLTILIGVLLGATVTLTSIGAGALGTVTLFFLYPLLPTPRLVGTEIAHAVPLTLVAGIGHASMGNLDLGLLGQLLMGSLPGIYVGSMLSGKVPDLILRNAIAIMLFFVGYKLVF, from the coding sequence ATGGATTTCCAAATAGGATTAGTAGTAGCAGGTTTGACAGTTGGATTTGTAGTGGGATTAACCGGAGTTGGTGGCGGTTCTTTGATGACACCTATTTTATTGTGGTTTGGAATTCCACCAACAACAGCAGTGGGCACCGATTTATTATATGCTGCATTTACCAAAATGGGAGGTGTATTTGTACATCACAAAAAAAAGAATATCAATTGGGCCATCACAGGTTGGCTTTCTTTAGGCAGTGTTCCGGCCGCAATGCTAACTTTGTGGATTTTACATAGTATAAAAACAGATATTACTACTATAAATACAATTATAAAATACAGCTTGGGTTGGGCATTACTTTTTACTTCAATTGCCATTTTATTCAAAAAGAAACTACTCGTATTTTCACAAAAACATGCTGGTGATAAATTTCATAGTGAGAGTAAAACTCAAAATGTATTAACGATTCTTATTGGAGTACTTTTGGGAGCCACCGTTACACTAACTTCAATTGGAGCTGGTGCTTTGGGTACGGTTACTTTATTTTTCTTATACCCACTTTTGCCTACTCCACGATTGGTTGGAACCGAAATCGCTCATGCTGTTCCTTTAACTCTTGTTGCAGGAATAGGACATGCCTCGATGGGAAATTTAGATTTAGGTCTATTAGGACAGTTGCTAATGGGATCTCTCCCAGGAATCTATGTTGGAAGTATGTTGAGCGGAAAAGTACCAGATTTAATTCTTAGAAATGCCATTGCAATAATGTTATTTTTCGTAGGATATAAATTGGTTTTTTAG
- a CDS encoding OsmC family protein, which translates to MKITLNRVNDNFHFEMKNERGMVVNVDSRPEFGGNDMGPSPMELVLMGVAGCSGIDMISILKKQRQEITSFKAEVEGERVQVGEAKPFKDIHVVFYLEGPINGEKALKAAQLSFEKYCSVSKTLEPTATIHYKVVLNGEELAKI; encoded by the coding sequence ATGAAAATAACACTTAACAGAGTAAACGACAACTTCCATTTCGAAATGAAAAACGAACGTGGAATGGTTGTAAATGTAGATAGCCGTCCAGAATTTGGTGGTAATGACATGGGGCCAAGCCCAATGGAATTGGTATTAATGGGTGTTGCAGGATGTAGCGGAATTGATATGATTTCGATTCTAAAGAAACAGCGTCAGGAAATCACTTCTTTCAAGGCTGAGGTAGAAGGCGAACGCGTGCAAGTTGGTGAAGCAAAACCATTCAAAGATATTCACGTTGTGTTTTATTTGGAAGGACCAATCAACGGAGAAAAGGCGTTGAAAGCAGCACAACTTTCTTTCGAGAAATATTGTTCGGTTTCCAAAACACTAGAACCAACCGCAACAATACATTATAAAGTAGTTTTGAACGGAGAAGAATTAGCGAAAATCTAA
- a CDS encoding DUF2007 domain-containing protein: MVEVFSGSYFEAMNVRNLLEGKEISVFTQNEYMSNIEPWVVASGGLNPVKLQVDELDFDASKIIIEDYLNGNNNLETEDQ; encoded by the coding sequence ATGGTAGAAGTTTTTAGTGGGTCATATTTTGAAGCAATGAATGTTAGAAATTTATTAGAAGGAAAAGAAATTTCAGTTTTTACCCAAAACGAATATATGTCAAATATTGAGCCTTGGGTTGTTGCTTCGGGAGGTTTAAATCCTGTAAAACTTCAAGTTGATGAGCTGGATTTTGATGCATCAAAAATAATAATTGAGGATTATTTAAATGGCAATAATAATTTAGAAACTGAAGATCAATAA